One region of Actinomycetota bacterium genomic DNA includes:
- a CDS encoding amidase, which yields MGLLADLAAAIAAGEQTSERAVGSALAAAERLQPILNAFTVLRHDDARAEANDADRAARSGAKDRPLLGVPVAVKDLYDLTGTVTSGCSRAYLSNQPATVDAHAVAALRRAGAVVIGKTNMHELAFGASTTVSCFGPANNPWDPERMPGGSSGGSAAVVAARIVGAALGSDTGGSIRIPSSFCGTTGLKVTGGSLPLDGVLPMSPSLDTPGGIASDAIDLALVHGVLSGEAVPIRPAQPLEGLRLIGVPTDHFFQTIDPEVESAVRAAIDVFAADGIEIRDVPVPWASEADDSWLVLALAEFGRAHAALLDRLDDLDPAIQITLLAGAAITAEDERTARDRATMARNAFASTMADVQMLVTPTTPFSAPRHDEATITVAGVEVNVQLGAQSHLTRPISTIGAPAASLPCGVTSSGLPIGMQLVGRMGGERHLLRAAARYQDETGWHRRLPPNSA from the coding sequence GTGGGGCTCCTGGCCGATCTCGCCGCCGCGATCGCGGCGGGGGAACAGACTTCGGAGCGAGCCGTCGGGTCGGCGCTCGCCGCCGCCGAACGGCTTCAGCCGATCCTCAACGCTTTCACCGTCCTGCGGCACGACGACGCGCGAGCGGAGGCGAACGACGCCGACCGGGCCGCTCGATCGGGAGCGAAAGATCGGCCGTTGCTGGGGGTGCCGGTCGCGGTGAAGGACCTCTACGACCTGACCGGAACGGTCACCAGTGGCTGTTCGCGCGCCTATCTCTCGAACCAGCCTGCGACCGTCGATGCCCACGCGGTCGCGGCCCTGCGCCGCGCCGGCGCGGTGGTGATCGGCAAGACCAACATGCACGAGCTGGCGTTCGGTGCGTCGACCACGGTCTCGTGCTTCGGGCCGGCGAACAATCCATGGGACCCCGAGCGGATGCCCGGCGGCTCGAGCGGAGGCTCCGCTGCGGTCGTCGCGGCTCGCATCGTCGGCGCAGCGCTGGGGAGCGATACCGGCGGCTCGATCCGCATCCCGTCGTCCTTCTGTGGAACGACCGGCCTCAAGGTGACCGGGGGCTCGCTGCCGCTCGACGGAGTCTTGCCGATGAGTCCCTCGCTCGACACTCCCGGTGGCATCGCCTCCGATGCCATCGATCTCGCGCTGGTGCACGGCGTTCTCAGCGGCGAAGCCGTCCCGATCCGGCCCGCGCAGCCGCTCGAAGGGCTCCGGTTGATCGGCGTACCGACGGACCACTTCTTCCAAACGATCGATCCCGAGGTCGAATCCGCCGTGCGTGCGGCGATCGACGTATTCGCCGCCGACGGGATCGAGATCCGCGACGTACCCGTCCCGTGGGCCTCCGAGGCCGACGATTCCTGGTTGGTGCTGGCGCTCGCCGAGTTCGGGCGTGCCCACGCGGCGCTCCTGGACCGCTTGGACGATCTCGATCCGGCGATCCAGATCACGTTGCTCGCCGGTGCCGCGATCACCGCGGAGGACGAACGAACCGCACGCGATCGCGCGACGATGGCGCGCAATGCGTTTGCTTCGACGATGGCCGACGTGCAGATGCTGGTAACCCCCACCACGCCGTTCTCTGCCCCTCGCCACGACGAGGCCACGATCACGGTCGCCGGGGTCGAGGTGAACGTGCAGCTCGGCGCGCAGTCGCACCTCACCCGGCCGATCAGCACGATCGGGGCGCCGGCCGCCTCGCTCCCGTGCGGCGTGACCTCCTCGGGCCTGCCGATCGGGATGCAGCTCGTTGGACGGATGGGCGGCGAGCGTCATCTGTTGCGCGCTGCGGCTCGCTACCAGGACGAGACCGGCTGGCATCGGCGGCTCCCACCGAACTCGGCCTGA
- a CDS encoding cyclic nucleotide-binding domain-containing protein translates to MNDATTTQRIERLRSVPIFSELDDVGLSAILACATEFDAPAGHVLAEAGMAGAGLFVIEEGSVTVELPGHPRELGPGDFFGELSLLVPETPRAARVRTRTKARCLALSRHDFEGLLESQPKMALGMLRVLARRILDPAH, encoded by the coding sequence GTGAACGACGCGACGACGACGCAGCGCATCGAGCGGCTCCGATCGGTGCCCATCTTCTCGGAGCTCGACGACGTGGGGCTGAGCGCCATCCTGGCCTGTGCGACCGAGTTCGACGCGCCGGCCGGCCATGTTCTCGCCGAGGCCGGGATGGCCGGTGCCGGCTTGTTCGTGATCGAGGAGGGGAGCGTCACCGTCGAGTTGCCCGGCCATCCACGCGAGCTTGGGCCCGGCGACTTCTTCGGTGAGCTCTCGCTCCTGGTCCCCGAAACGCCGCGCGCCGCGCGGGTGCGGACCAGAACGAAGGCACGGTGCCTCGCTCTTTCGCGTCACGACTTCGAGGGGTTGCTGGAGTCGCAGCCAAAGATGGCGCTCGGGATGCTCCGCGTCTTGGCGCGGCGCATCCTCGACCCGGCGCACTAG
- a CDS encoding tryptophanase — MTLDVRTIIEPFRIKSVEPIRFTTPEEREGALREAGFNLFGLKAEDVLIDLLTDSGTGAMSAAQWSGMMRGDESYAGSRSFFRFEEAVRELTGFRHIIPTHQGRAAERILFAETVKPGYVVPNNTHFDTTRANVEHDGGIARDLVIPEGTQPMTVHPFKGNMDVERLDRTIAETGRDRVPLVLVTVTNNSGGGQPVSLENLRAVRAVCDRHGVPFFLDACRFAENAWFIKQREPGQAGSTPFEIAHEMFSLADGATFSAKKDGLANIGGFLAMNDDDLALRCRANLILTEGFPSYGGLAGYDLEAIAVGIREVLDEDYLRYRVRSVEYLWEKINAAGIPTINPPGGHAVYVDAKSFLSHIPPSQYPAQALAVELYRAGGIRTVEIGSVMFGRVQPDGSEEAAPMELVRLAIPRRVYTQSHIDYVAEVVGSVVPGSKDLRGYRITHQTPFLRHFTARFEQL; from the coding sequence ATGACCCTGGATGTCCGAACGATCATCGAGCCGTTCCGCATCAAGTCCGTCGAGCCGATCCGGTTCACGACCCCCGAGGAGCGCGAGGGAGCGCTGCGCGAGGCCGGCTTCAACCTTTTCGGGCTCAAGGCCGAGGACGTGCTCATCGATCTGCTCACCGACTCCGGGACCGGCGCGATGTCGGCGGCGCAGTGGTCGGGGATGATGCGCGGTGATGAGTCTTACGCCGGCTCGCGCTCCTTCTTCCGGTTCGAGGAGGCGGTTCGAGAGCTCACCGGCTTCCGACACATCATCCCGACGCATCAGGGGCGCGCCGCCGAGCGGATCCTGTTCGCCGAGACGGTGAAGCCAGGCTATGTGGTGCCCAACAACACGCACTTCGACACCACACGAGCGAACGTCGAGCACGACGGAGGGATCGCGCGAGACCTGGTGATCCCCGAAGGTACGCAGCCGATGACCGTCCATCCGTTCAAGGGAAACATGGACGTCGAGCGGCTCGACCGGACGATCGCCGAGACCGGCCGCGATCGCGTGCCGCTGGTGCTGGTCACCGTGACGAACAACTCCGGCGGCGGGCAGCCGGTCTCACTGGAGAATCTGCGCGCTGTGCGGGCCGTGTGCGACCGCCACGGCGTCCCGTTCTTCCTCGATGCGTGTCGCTTCGCCGAGAACGCGTGGTTCATCAAGCAGCGAGAGCCCGGCCAGGCCGGCAGCACGCCCTTCGAGATCGCGCACGAGATGTTCTCGCTCGCCGACGGCGCGACGTTCAGCGCGAAGAAGGACGGCCTGGCGAACATCGGCGGCTTCCTCGCGATGAACGACGACGATCTCGCGCTGCGCTGCCGCGCGAACCTGATCCTGACGGAAGGGTTCCCGTCCTACGGCGGGCTCGCCGGCTACGACCTCGAGGCGATCGCGGTCGGCATCCGCGAGGTGCTCGACGAGGACTACCTCCGGTATCGGGTCCGTTCGGTGGAGTACCTGTGGGAGAAGATCAACGCCGCCGGGATCCCGACCATCAACCCGCCGGGCGGGCACGCGGTCTACGTCGACGCGAAATCGTTCCTCTCACACATCCCACCGTCCCAGTATCCGGCCCAAGCGCTCGCGGTCGAGCTCTACCGCGCGGGAGGCATCCGGACCGTCGAGATCGGCTCGGTCATGTTCGGTCGCGTCCAGCCCGACGGCTCCGAGGAGGCGGCTCCGATGGAGCTGGTTCGCCTTGCGATCCCGCGACGCGTCTACACGCAGTCGCACATCGACTACGTCGCCGAGGTCGTAGGCTCGGTTGTGCCCGGTTCGAAAGATCTGCGTGGGTACCGGATCACCCACCAGACCCCGTTCCTGCGCCACTTCACCGCGCGGTTCGAGCAGCTCTAG
- a CDS encoding CoA-binding protein: MTAPTQDGLKQIYADFKTIAVVGASGDESKASNRIPRYLQSQGYRIIPVSPKGGEILGERAYASLGEIEEPVDVVDVFRPAEETPDIARQAVAIGAKVLWLQSGIESEEAERIGEEGGLTVVMDRCMGATHRQLGLGPGPD; the protein is encoded by the coding sequence ATGACCGCACCGACACAGGACGGACTCAAGCAGATCTACGCGGACTTCAAGACGATCGCGGTGGTCGGAGCCTCAGGTGACGAGAGCAAGGCCTCCAACCGGATCCCGCGGTACCTGCAGTCCCAGGGGTATCGGATCATCCCGGTGAGCCCCAAAGGAGGCGAGATCCTCGGCGAGCGGGCATACGCCTCGCTCGGCGAGATCGAAGAGCCGGTGGACGTGGTCGATGTGTTCCGGCCCGCGGAGGAGACTCCGGATATCGCCCGGCAAGCCGTCGCGATCGGCGCGAAGGTCCTGTGGCTCCAGTCGGGGATCGAGTCCGAGGAGGCCGAGCGGATCGGCGAAGAAGGCGGCCTCACCGTGGTGATGGATCGGTGTATGGGCGCAACGCACCGTCAGCTTGGGCTCGGGCCCGGTCCGGACTAG
- a CDS encoding alpha/beta hydrolase gives MGETRFASLPDATVAYEIIGSGPRIVWCHGLGSCREGDRDVIDRLAEHFTVLGYDARGHGDSPPVTDEHSYNYPALSADLRALLDYVEWERAVLAGASMGAATAARVAMEQPERVVALILARPATPGGPASPQMQLLFRMGGEAIRSGGWDAAVEFLLNIPEAAEQLAKDPGRLDSLRVEWSRHDPASIAAALIGIPSSGPLTEEVDIGSITAPTLVIPGDDMLHPTAAGEAVAALIPDARLASRFNGLPRDEETRGFVQLIRDFVAEV, from the coding sequence GTGGGGGAGACGCGCTTCGCGAGCTTGCCCGATGCGACGGTCGCCTACGAGATCATCGGCTCCGGCCCTCGGATCGTTTGGTGTCATGGGCTCGGCTCGTGCCGTGAAGGGGACCGGGACGTGATCGACCGCCTCGCCGAGCATTTCACGGTCCTCGGCTACGACGCTCGAGGCCACGGTGACAGCCCACCGGTCACGGACGAGCACTCGTACAATTACCCGGCGCTGTCGGCAGACCTGCGCGCGCTTCTCGACTACGTGGAGTGGGAGCGCGCCGTTCTCGCCGGCGCGTCGATGGGAGCGGCGACGGCCGCCCGAGTCGCGATGGAGCAACCGGAGCGGGTGGTCGCGCTGATCCTGGCCCGTCCCGCCACCCCCGGCGGTCCGGCGTCTCCGCAGATGCAGCTTCTCTTCCGGATGGGCGGGGAAGCCATCCGCTCAGGCGGCTGGGACGCCGCGGTCGAGTTCTTGCTCAACATCCCGGAAGCGGCCGAGCAGCTGGCCAAGGATCCCGGCCGCCTCGACTCACTCCGCGTTGAGTGGTCGCGGCACGACCCGGCGTCGATCGCCGCGGCGCTGATCGGCATCCCGAGCTCAGGGCCACTCACGGAGGAGGTCGACATCGGCTCGATCACCGCGCCGACGCTCGTCATCCCCGGCGACGACATGCTCCACCCGACCGCGGCCGGCGAGGCCGTCGCCGCGCTGATCCCCGATGCGCGACTCGCAAGCCGGTTCAACGGGCTTCCGCGCGACGAAGAGACGCGCGGCTTCGTGCAGCTGATCCGCGATTTCGTCGCGGAGGTCTAG
- a CDS encoding alpha/beta hydrolase, which produces MELVEEWEDRGRYLDVGGRRIFCVDIPADRERAEPLLLLHGFPTSSFDWRGIIDPLARGRRIVTFDWLGFGLSDKPTDIRYSLFDQATIAEEVARMLGIERAAVVSHDMGDSIAAELYARSLEGKLRFDVTKRVLTNGSIYIEMAQLSPGQQMLLAMDDAPLPIEISPAYDTFGPSIASIFGDTPPSEEELRAQWELLSRNDGQTILPRTIRYIEERRVHEGRWIAALRDHPSPITVVWGERDPIAVSAMAERFVSERPGTPLVRLDGVGHFPMIEAPGLLYDAIEVALKT; this is translated from the coding sequence GTGGAGCTCGTGGAGGAGTGGGAGGACCGGGGACGCTACCTCGACGTTGGTGGCCGGCGGATCTTCTGTGTCGACATCCCCGCCGACCGTGAGCGCGCCGAGCCGCTGCTCCTCCTCCACGGATTCCCGACGTCGTCGTTCGACTGGCGAGGGATCATCGACCCGCTGGCGCGCGGACGCCGGATAGTCACCTTCGACTGGCTCGGCTTCGGGCTGTCCGACAAGCCCACCGACATCCGCTACTCGCTGTTCGATCAAGCGACCATCGCCGAAGAGGTCGCCCGGATGCTCGGCATCGAACGGGCGGCGGTCGTGTCCCACGACATGGGCGACTCGATCGCGGCCGAGCTGTACGCGCGGTCGCTCGAAGGCAAGCTCAGGTTCGACGTCACCAAACGCGTCCTCACCAACGGCAGCATCTACATCGAGATGGCGCAGCTGTCCCCCGGACAGCAGATGCTCCTCGCGATGGACGACGCGCCGCTCCCGATCGAGATCTCGCCCGCGTACGACACGTTCGGGCCCTCGATCGCTTCGATCTTCGGCGACACGCCGCCGAGCGAGGAAGAGCTTCGCGCTCAGTGGGAGCTGCTCTCGCGGAATGATGGTCAAACGATCCTTCCGCGAACGATCCGCTACATCGAGGAGCGCCGGGTGCACGAGGGCCGCTGGATCGCGGCGCTTCGCGACCACCCCTCGCCGATCACGGTGGTCTGGGGCGAGCGAGACCCGATCGCCGTCTCCGCGATGGCGGAGCGCTTCGTGTCGGAACGGCCGGGGACGCCGCTCGTACGGCTCGACGGCGTCGGGCACTTCCCGATGATCGAGGCGCCGGGCCTTCTCTACGACGCGATCGAAGTGGCGCTCAAAACCTAG
- a CDS encoding NAD(P)-binding domain-containing protein produces MAELNARPFPPGDYPVVVLGSGAGGLQAAYSLARLGVEHAILSEDDQPGGMFRRFPLFQRLITWTKPHAPAARGTRPYEWYDWNSLIGEEPGQRALVPSFMDGTSYFPSRDEMERGLAAFAHRGGVNVRYGCRWEATRRDGENGFVIVTSDGEYRCKALIVAVGMTEPWKPPISGLEDVPHYVDMKPVREYAGRRVLVIGKRNSGFEIADGLLPWASQIVLASPRPARISVLVHSTAAARARYLQPYEDHVLGGGNVVLDAATERVERTATGYRAMLHGTTKPGDMVIDADDVIAATGFATPLGDLPQLGVATFYQGRLPAQSPWWESTSVPGVFFAGSITQGSIGLKKYGIPSNSAAVHGFRYNARVMARRIAETTLGLAAERPLVAARDLVGYLLAEATYAPELWNQQSYLARQLIFDPSRGIVDEGIVPLAHFVDETGPNAVAVAVETDADGDIRPAVYVRRDGRVDEHTLPSSPLLKFDGQEHQRQLAGVLKGFI; encoded by the coding sequence GTGGCGGAGCTGAACGCTCGGCCCTTCCCACCGGGCGACTACCCGGTGGTGGTGCTCGGCAGCGGTGCCGGCGGGCTGCAGGCGGCGTACTCGCTCGCGCGGCTCGGGGTCGAGCATGCGATCCTTTCCGAGGACGACCAGCCCGGCGGCATGTTCCGCCGGTTCCCTCTTTTCCAGCGCCTGATCACATGGACGAAGCCGCACGCGCCGGCCGCGCGCGGAACCCGGCCGTACGAGTGGTACGACTGGAACTCACTCATCGGCGAGGAGCCCGGCCAACGGGCCTTGGTGCCTTCGTTCATGGACGGCACCTCATACTTCCCGTCGCGAGACGAGATGGAGCGCGGTCTCGCGGCCTTCGCGCATCGCGGCGGCGTGAACGTGCGCTACGGTTGCCGCTGGGAGGCTACGCGTCGCGACGGCGAGAACGGGTTCGTCATCGTCACGTCGGACGGCGAGTACCGGTGCAAGGCGCTCATCGTTGCGGTCGGGATGACCGAGCCCTGGAAGCCTCCGATCAGCGGTCTCGAGGACGTTCCGCATTACGTCGACATGAAACCCGTTCGCGAGTACGCGGGCAGGCGCGTCTTGGTTATCGGCAAACGCAACTCCGGCTTCGAGATCGCCGACGGGCTGCTGCCCTGGGCCAGCCAGATCGTGCTTGCGTCGCCGCGACCGGCACGGATCTCGGTGTTGGTGCACTCGACCGCGGCCGCGCGAGCTCGCTACCTGCAACCGTACGAGGACCACGTTCTGGGCGGCGGGAACGTCGTGCTCGACGCGGCGACCGAACGCGTCGAGCGGACGGCGACCGGGTACCGGGCGATGCTGCACGGCACCACCAAGCCGGGAGACATGGTGATCGACGCGGACGATGTGATCGCCGCGACCGGCTTCGCGACGCCCCTGGGGGACTTGCCGCAGCTCGGCGTCGCGACCTTCTACCAAGGACGACTCCCGGCGCAGTCGCCTTGGTGGGAGAGCACCTCGGTCCCCGGGGTCTTCTTCGCCGGCTCGATAACGCAAGGCTCCATCGGCCTGAAGAAGTATGGGATCCCATCGAACTCGGCTGCGGTGCACGGCTTCCGGTACAACGCTCGGGTTATGGCGCGGCGCATCGCGGAGACGACGCTCGGTCTCGCGGCCGAACGTCCGCTCGTAGCGGCCCGCGACCTCGTGGGCTATCTGCTCGCGGAGGCGACCTACGCGCCCGAGCTCTGGAACCAGCAGTCGTATCTCGCGCGGCAGCTCATCTTCGATCCCAGTCGAGGGATCGTCGACGAGGGGATCGTGCCGCTGGCCCATTTCGTGGACGAGACGGGACCGAACGCCGTGGCGGTCGCCGTCGAGACCGACGCCGACGGCGACATCCGTCCGGCCGTGTACGTGCGACGCGACGGGCGGGTCGACGAGCACACGCTTCCGTCCAGTCCACTACTGAAGTTCGACGGACAGGAGCACCAACGGCAGCTGGCCGGCGTCTTGAAGGGGTTCATCTAG
- a CDS encoding cyclic nucleotide-binding domain-containing protein — translation MPETDDITNVLSGLSLFADLSRPELQEVSHTFEEEWFSAGQRILRQGFTGAGFYVILDGEATVKIDGSDRARLSRGDFFGEMSLLLGEPPVADVVAAAPLRCVVLPGPLLGDFLQTHPTVMFRMLQAVARRLRASNQWRS, via the coding sequence GTGCCCGAAACCGATGACATCACGAACGTCCTGAGCGGCCTGTCGCTGTTCGCCGACCTGTCGCGCCCTGAGCTCCAGGAGGTGTCGCACACGTTCGAGGAGGAGTGGTTCTCCGCCGGTCAGCGGATCCTGCGGCAGGGGTTCACCGGTGCCGGGTTCTACGTGATCCTCGACGGTGAAGCGACGGTGAAGATCGACGGCAGCGACCGCGCACGCCTTTCTCGCGGCGACTTCTTCGGAGAGATGTCGTTGCTGCTGGGCGAGCCGCCCGTGGCAGACGTCGTCGCAGCCGCCCCGCTCCGATGCGTCGTTCTCCCCGGGCCCCTGCTCGGCGACTTCCTCCAAACACACCCGACCGTGATGTTCCGGATGCTCCAGGCCGTGGCCCGGCGGCTCCGAGCGTCGAACCAGTGGCGGAGCTGA